Below is a window of Sulfolobales archaeon DNA.
CCTCGAAAGGCCTAACCAGACAGCCCCAAGCAGGGCTGAAGATACAGATTATAACATAAAGAGATCTAAAAATATGGAGACCCTCACATGGCCTCCTTCTGAGATAACGGAGGCCTGCTATCCTGTAGGCGATGGTGTTGGGTGTTTCGTATGGGAGCTTGAAGAAACATATGCTGCGGGGTCGCAGGGAGTCCCTATAGTGGTCTCCTATGTATATGGATCCCACGTGGATAAACTGGACAGCGTCCTCTTAAGGCTCTACTATCAAACAACTGATACAATCAAGCTTGTCTTCAGCATTGCAGCCTCAGTGGGCAAGGGTAATGTGAGCTTCTCATACGAGATAATAGGCTATTCCCACGAGCTCAGGGGTAATGTCATCTGGCTCGATCAATACAAGTATTTCAACTATGGCTATGATTTCTGGGGCAACTCAATATTAGGAATGGGCTTCCAAGGGGATATGGCTGTCGCAAGGTATAAGCTGTACTATTGGTATTGCTCTATCGGGTGCACAAAATACACCATGGACGATGTGGCTAACATGACCATGATGAGGCCTGTTGTGAGTAATAACCAGATGATCCCCTGGTGGGACATAGATATGAGCCCCAGTGATGGGCAGGGCCTGCTGGAAAAAGTCTTCTGGACTATAAAGGGTAGCTGGAATTGGAGTAAAGACTACATGAGTCAGATGGGCATACTAATAGATCAGTTTAAGGTTATGGATGAGATAGCCACTTTACCGGCGTTCTCAGCATCAGGAGCTGTAGCAGCCATACTATGCTGGCTCTTTGGAGGAGTCGTGTGTACCATAGCGCTTACTACAGCATCCATAGTATCGGCTACTGTAGGTCTTGAACAGCAGCTTACAACATATACTGCCGAATACATCGGTATTAAGCTAAAGAGCAGCTATGTAAATCAGGGCTACTGCATATGGGCCAACTACTTCTACTCGCCCCAGAAACTTCAATATGGTGGGGGCAGCTATTCTATAGGCTCTCTATATGTAGATGCGCTTATATATTATAATACAGGGTGTCCTCAGGGCTGAGGAAGCCATGTCTTTCATGGGTTTCAAAACTATGTTTCAGTGTTGAGATTATTCTGTGATTTCTGTGCATCCACCTGTTCTGGCTTTTTCAAATATGTCTCCTGATGTTCCGTCGCATATGTATGCCTTTCCACCGGTTTCTTGGATGTATTTAGATGCTGCCAATACCTTTCTATTCATTCCAGCCCCTATCTTCTCCAATATCTCCTTATCCTTAGCGCTGATCCTTGGCATGATTTTTCCATCTATTATAACCCCTGGAACATCTGTTACAAATATAGCTTCGTATGCCCTGACACAGCTGGCTATCGAGGCGGCTGCCTCGTCTCCATCGGTGTTTAGGAGCACGCCTTCGCTGGGGTCTAGGACTAGTGGTGATACTACGAGAACCCTATATATTTCTAGGAGTCTCTGGAACCTATCCCGGTGGCACCTCTCTATCCTGCCTGTATAGCCTCCCTCTACAACCCTCTTCCTACCCCTTTCATCCACTATCACAATCTGCTTCTTCCTACTCCCCTCGAATAGGGGTCCATCGCATCCAGCAACTCCCAGTGCTTCTACACCTCTTCTAGCCAGTTCTGAGACTATGTTTCTGTTTATAGCTGACATAACCATTATGAAGACCTCCAGCTCCTCCTTAGATGTATATCTACTCCTTATACCCTGGGGAGATATCACGAATCTAGGCTCTATCCCGAGGGCCTTGCTAATCCTGGTAACCTGATCGCCTCCCCCATGTACTAGTATTACCCTTCTAATCCTAGCCTCTCTAGCTATGCTATCTAGAAGCCCTCCAAGGTTTCTCTCGATAACCCTCCCCCCTATCTTAACAACAGCTATATCCGCTAAGCCGGCCTTGGAGGCGGTATCCATAGCCCCTCCCTCTCATCGAATCCCATGGCTATATTGAATGCCTGTATAGCCTGGCCAGCAGCCCCCTTCCCCAGGTTATCTATTGCAACGAATATCGAGGCCCTACCAGCTTCTCTCTCAACAGCGAATCCTAGATCAGCTAGGTTTGTGCCGACAACATTCTTGGGATCTGGGTATGGGTTTGGAGCACCATATAGTATTCTTATGAATGGGCTTCCCATATACCTCTCTACAAAGATCTTTGCAAGCTCCTCCTCAGATATCTCTATATATAGATGTGTTGATGAGAGCACACCCCTAACAATTGGCACAGCGTGGGGGATAATGCTCACCCTTGGAGATATCTCACCGAGATCCCTTAAAACCCTGATCACCTCAGCCACATGCCTATGCCCCTTAGGGCTATATGGCCTAACACTACCAGCCCTCTCTGGATGATGATCCCATGGGGTTGGCTTGGATCCTGCCTCGCTGCTCCCAGCCTTAATATCTATCGTTATTGGATATGAGATTCTCTTGCTATATGCGAGGGGATAGATAGAGAGTATAGATGCTGTTGCATTACATCCTGGTGACGCTATCAACTGCGAGTTTCTAAGCCTCTCCCTATATATGTGGATCTCTGGCAATCCATATACCGCCTTCTCTAAAAGATCTGGTGCTGGGTGTTCTAGCTCGTAATAGTGTTTAAAGGCATCTAGATCTCTAAGTCTAAAGGCTGGGCTAAGATCTACGATTCTAACTCCCGACTCAACAATCTTTGGAATATATTCGAGCGATACCTCGATGGGTGTGGCGAAGAATGCTGCATCACACATCTTTAAAACCCTATCCATATTTATAGCCTCGAACCTCACTCCCCTGTAGAATCCTCTTAGGTTGGGGTGTGCGAAGTGTATCGGTTTGCCGGCATATTCCCTAGATGTTACATATGTAACCTCAGCCTCTCTATGTGTTGCGAGGTATCTAAGAAGCTCTCCACCCGTATAGCCTGATCCACCGATCACACATATTCTAACCAATATCCACCATTTCTCCAAGACTTTAAGAGCTTATAAGCCGTTATAATTATTTTTCTAAATGTATAGGGGAGCTGCGAAATAAAGTTCTAAGATTCCCTCTTTAATATGAATAGCTGGAACTAGATCTTTAAAAGGGTTGCGAAGAAAACTTATAGGGAGATAGGGTATCTATAATCGGTGCTATGGATGGAGCTAAAATGCCCAGTCTGTGGCCTCCCAGTATTGATACCAGATGATGCTGTATCTGGAGAGCTTGTGGATCATGATTGCGGCGTCTCGCTCGAGGTTATAATAAATGATGGAACAATACATTTAAAGCCATTTGAGAGCGCTGGCGAGGATTGGGGAGAATAGATTTTGGCTGTGAGGGTTGGGATAGCATATACAATCTATAGGTGGGAGGAGAAGGAGCTTACCAGGGCTCTTAGAGAGAGGGGTGCTGAGGTAAGACTTGTACATCTTGAGGAGCAACCTATAGCCATTGGATCAGAGGGTCAGGATCGGATAGACATATATATCCAGAGATCCATTGTAAGGCCCCTTGCCCCAGCCGTATCCGCAGCAATAGAATCCCAGGGTATAAGGGTGGTGAATAGGAGTATAGCGACTCTTATAGCACAGGATAAAGCAGTATCGCTCTCAATCCTATCCTCGAAGGGGATACCAGTCCCTAAAACCTATATAGCATATGGCCTAGGCTCTATCCTAGAGGCTGCAAAGCTAATAGGATACCCCCTTGTATATAAACCCTCCCAGGGGAGCTGGGGCAGGCTTGTATCGCTTATAAAGGATGAGGAGATGCTTAGAACCATATATGAGCATAGAGAGGTCATACAAGATCCAAGGGCAAGGGTGGGCCTCGTACAGGAGTTGGTTGATAAGGGGGATAGAGATATAAGGGCCCTAGTGGTTGGCTCAAGGGTTGTCGGTGCGATGTATAGGATAGGTGGTTTTGTCACAAACTATGCCAGAGGCTCTGAGGTGGTTGCTGCAAAGCTCTCCCCAGAGGTTGAGGATCTAGCTGTTAGGGCTGCAGAGGCCCTCGGGCTTGAGATAGCTGGTGTGGATATATTTGAAAGGAGATCAGGTGGTTATCTCGTAAACGAGGTTAACCCTGTCCCAGAGTTCAAGGGTGTTGCAACGGCAACCGGGATAGATGTTGCTGGTATAATAGCTGAATATATTATATCGCTGGTGAGGAGGTAGTGTTGAAGCTATATAGATTCTACGAGCCAAGGGGTCTCAAGCTTGTAAAGGGCTTGGGGCAATATGTTTGGGACTCTAGTGGGAGGAGATATATAGACGCCCATAATGGTAATGGCGTGGGCTTTCTAGGCCATGGGAATCCATATGTTGTATCATCTATTAGGGAGCAGCTGGATAGCATATATATAGCTTCATCCTCATACGATCTAGATGTTGCTGAGGAGACACTAGATCTCCTTTCAAAGATAGTGCCCCCGAGATATGATAATGTATCGTTTCTAAACTCAGGTGCAGAGGCTGTTGAGCTAGCTATAAAGATGGCTAGGATATATACCAAGAGGAAGAAGATCGTTTATTTCATGGGATCATTCCACGGAAGAACATTAGGAGCATTATCGGTTACAGGGAATAAGAGGTATTGGGCAGGCTTAGAGGGTCTAGATCTAGGCACTATATCGGTGGAAT
It encodes the following:
- the argC gene encoding N-acetyl-gamma-glutamyl-phosphate reductase → MVRICVIGGSGYTGGELLRYLATHREAEVTYVTSREYAGKPIHFAHPNLRGFYRGVRFEAINMDRVLKMCDAAFFATPIEVSLEYIPKIVESGVRIVDLSPAFRLRDLDAFKHYYELEHPAPDLLEKAVYGLPEIHIYRERLRNSQLIASPGCNATASILSIYPLAYSKRISYPITIDIKAGSSEAGSKPTPWDHHPERAGSVRPYSPKGHRHVAEVIRVLRDLGEISPRVSIIPHAVPIVRGVLSSTHLYIEISEEELAKIFVERYMGSPFIRILYGAPNPYPDPKNVVGTNLADLGFAVEREAGRASIFVAIDNLGKGAAGQAIQAFNIAMGFDEREGLWIPPPRPA
- a CDS encoding [LysW]-aminoadipate/[LysW]-glutamate kinase: MDTASKAGLADIAVVKIGGRVIERNLGGLLDSIAREARIRRVILVHGGGDQVTRISKALGIEPRFVISPQGIRSRYTSKEELEVFIMVMSAINRNIVSELARRGVEALGVAGCDGPLFEGSRKKQIVIVDERGRKRVVEGGYTGRIERCHRDRFQRLLEIYRVLVVSPLVLDPSEGVLLNTDGDEAAASIASCVRAYEAIFVTDVPGVIIDGKIMPRISAKDKEILEKIGAGMNRKVLAASKYIQETGGKAYICDGTSGDIFEKARTGGCTEITE
- the lysW/argW gene encoding alpha-aminoadipate/glutamate carrier protein LysW/ArgW; translated protein: MELKCPVCGLPVLIPDDAVSGELVDHDCGVSLEVIINDGTIHLKPFESAGEDWGE
- the lysX gene encoding lysine biosynthesis protein LysX, with translation MRVGIAYTIYRWEEKELTRALRERGAEVRLVHLEEQPIAIGSEGQDRIDIYIQRSIVRPLAPAVSAAIESQGIRVVNRSIATLIAQDKAVSLSILSSKGIPVPKTYIAYGLGSILEAAKLIGYPLVYKPSQGSWGRLVSLIKDEEMLRTIYEHREVIQDPRARVGLVQELVDKGDRDIRALVVGSRVVGAMYRIGGFVTNYARGSEVVAAKLSPEVEDLAVRAAEALGLEIAGVDIFERRSGGYLVNEVNPVPEFKGVATATGIDVAGIIAEYIISLVRR